Proteins from a genomic interval of Papaver somniferum cultivar HN1 chromosome 4, ASM357369v1, whole genome shotgun sequence:
- the LOC113362785 gene encoding uncharacterized protein LOC113362785, which translates to MIQQCLIRLLLLMVSNFNNPNTNSSSHLRGLTENGSATYVSSGNPLLDFFFHVVPDTPPESVTQRLELAWNHDSLTALKLICNLRGVRGTGKSDKEGFYAAALWLHKNHPKTLAMNLEAMEDFGYFKDLPELLFRLHEGIDIRNKRKTEWQTEKYNYPVDPETRKRVRRNPNQKNVTAVHRRYPIQKKAVPDSDEVKPKKQKSRKEKETELSKRALERYGKDTEYKNLHDKVSDLFAEFLISDLKYLNSGETGKISLASKWCPSLDSCFDKATLLCESIARRFFPRSSNPDYENIEEAHYAYRIRDRLRKEYLVPLCKVLELPEVYMSSQMWESLPYNRVSSVAMKKYKRFFEEHDQERFNEYLESVNEGEAKIAAGALLPHEIIGSLIDEEFLLDDEYLRRKNAEDCKVAELQWRRMVDDMSKIGKLNDCLAICDVSGSMNGTPTDVSVALGLLVSEITQEPWKGHVITFSEIPQLHKIEGDDLRSKTTPVKRMAWGESTDFQKVFDLILKIAVDGKLKEDQMIKRLFVFSDMEFNESRLDSAANDWETDYEVIQNKFRENGYMNVPEMVFWNLRDSSSTPVLGQQKGVALVSGFSKNMIKPFLDGKDLNEITPVGMMEKAISGQEYSKLVVVD; encoded by the exons ATGATACAGCAGTGCCTGATTCGACTCCTGCTTCTAATGGTTTCAAATTTCAACAATCCAAACACAAATTCTTCATCTCATCTAAGAGGATTGACAGAGAATGGATCAGCAACATATGTCTCAAGTGGTAATCCATTACTTGATTTCTTCTTCCATGTCGTCCCTGATACGCCACCCGAAAGTGTAACCCAAAGATTAGAATTAGCTTGGAATCATGATTCCTTAACAGCATTGAAGTTGATATGTAATTTGAGAGGTGTTAGAGGGACTGGTAAATCTGATAAAGAAGGGTTTTATGCCGCCGCGTTATGGCTTCATAAGAATCATCCCAAAACCCTAGCTATGAATCTCGAAGCTATGGAAGATTTTGGGTATTTCAAGGATTTACCAGAGCTTCTGTTTAGATTGCATGAAGGGATTGATATCCGAAATAAACGAAAGACCGAATGGCAGACTGAGAAGTATAATTATCCAGTTGATCCAGAGACTCGGAAACGTGTTCGTAGGAATCCAAATCAGAAGAATGTGACAGCGGTACATAGGAGGTATCCAATTCAGAAGAAGGCGGTACCGGATTCCGATGAGGTTAAGCCAAAGAAGCAGAAGAGTAGGAAGGAAAAGGAGACTGAGTTGTCGAAAAGAGCACTAGAGAGGTATGGAAAAGATACCGAGTATAAGAACTTGCATGATAAAGTATCTGATCTTTTTGCCGAGTTTTTAATCTCCGATTTGAAGTATTTGAATTCCGGTGAGACCGGTAAGATTAGTTTAGCTTCAAAATGGTGTCCTTCTTTAGATTCTTGCTTCGATAAGGCCAcccttttatgtgaaagtattgctAGAAGATTTTTTCCCCGTAGTTCGAATCCTGACTATGAAAATATTGAAGAGGCTCATTATGCTTATCGAATT CGTGATCGTTTGAGGAAAGAATACTTGGTTCCTCTGTGTAAAGTGTTGGAATTGCCTGAAGTTTACATGAGCTCTCAGATGTGGGAATCATTGCCGTATAATCGTGTTTCTTCTGTTGCTATGAAAAAGTACAAGAGATTCTTTGAAGAACATGATCAAGAAAGGTTTAATGAGTATTTAGAGAGTGTTAACGAAGGGGAGGCAAAGATTGCTGCTGGTGCATTGTTACCTCATGAGATCATAGGTTCTTTGATTGACGAAGAATTTTTGTTGGATGACGAGTATCTTAGGCGTAAAAATGCTGAGGATTGTAAGGTTGCGGAGCTGCAGTGGCGTAGAATGGTGGATGATATGTCAAAAATTGGAAAGTTAAATGACTGTCTTGCAATCTGTGATGTATCTGGTAGTATGAACGGAACGCCAACGGATGTCTCTGTTGCTCTTGGTTTGTTAGTATCAGAAATTACTCAAGAACCATGGAAAGGACATGTTATCACTTTCAGTGAAATACCTCAACTGCACAAGATTGAAGGTGATGATTTGAGATCAAAGACGACACCCGTTAAACGGATGGCCTGGGGAGAATCAACTGACTTCCAAAAGGTGTTCGACTTGATACTGAAAATTGCAGTGGATGGGAAATTGAAGGAAGATCAGATGATAAAGCGTCTTTTTGTTTTTAGCGATATGGAGTTCAACGAGTCGAGGTTGGATTCAGCTGCTAATGACTGGGAGACTGACTACGAGGTGATACAGAATAAGTTTAGGGAGAATGGATATATGAATGTGCCTGAGATGGTGTTTTGGAACCTTCGAGACTCTTCATCAACTCCTGTGTTGGGTCAACAAAAAGGTGTGGCTTTGGTTAGCGGGTTCTCAAAGAATATGATAAAACCGTTTCTCGATGGTAAGGATTTAAATGAAATTACACCCGTAGGAATGATGGAAAAAGCAATCTCTGGTCAGGAATACAGCAAACTTGTTGTAGTTGATTGA
- the LOC113362784 gene encoding uncharacterized protein LOC113362784 has translation MAISGLGFCCRSHFLFRSPPYMYCIRKVRKCSVMAVETTLSEQQGFFNDDDGDSELTSHKTVNAGVVALKWKKWNAKELGITSSMISQPTKVVLKELKRKGYEVYLVGGCVRDLILKQIPKDFDIITSAELRQVVKTFSRCEIVGRRFPICHVHVDDTFIEVSSFSTSSRKKSSSSDFLRKPRGCSEQDYLIWRNCMKRDFTINGLMLDPYANVVYDYIGGMEDLKKAKVRTVIPAYTSFQEDCARILRAIRIAARLGFRLTKETAFSLKDLSCSILRLDKTRHLMEMNYMLAYGSAEASLRLLWKVGLLEILLPVQAAYFVSQGFRRRDKRLNMLLSLFANLDAFLAPNRPCHQSLWIAMLVFHKALADNPKDPLVVATFALTVHNGGNLPEGIDIARSITRPHDSNFSELDTQDLDSDEKLKMEVMDLASLVKVALRQMTDESFVSQAMAQYPQAPYSDLVIIPLACYTRVLRIFDCVKGSQRKGFTPRRGNKIDYEYLAMGKLEEVQYVFARVVFDTIYPAYLDQRPKTRSAA, from the exons ATGGCGATATCAGGCTTGGGTTTTTGCTGTAGAAGTCATTTCCTTTTTCGTTCTCCTCCTTATATGTACTGCATTCGCAAG GTTAGAAAATGCTCAGTTATGGCTGTGGAAACAACCCTATCCGAACAACAAGGTTTCTtcaatgatgatgatggtgatagtGAACTTACTTCTCATAAAACAG TTAATGCTGGTGTTGTGGCACTGAAATGGAAGAAATGGAATGCTAAAGAACTTGGAATTACTTCTTCGATGATTTCGCAACCAACAAAAGTTGTTCTCAAGGAGTTGAAAAGAAAAG GATACGAGGTTTATCTAGTTGGAGGTTGTGTGAGGGATCTCATTTTGAAGCAAATTCCCAAGGATTTTGATATTATTACTTCGGCCGAGCTTAGACAG GTAGTGAAAACATTTTCACGGTGTGAAATAGTTGGACGAAGATTCCCTATCTGCCATGTGCACGTTGATGATACATTCATCGAG GTATCAAGTTTTAGCACCTCTAGTAGAAAAAAGTCCAGCTCTAGTGATTTTCTCAGAAAACCTCGTGGTTGCAGCGAGCAGGATTACCTTATCTGGAGGAATTGCATGAAACGGGATTTCACAATTAATGG GTTGATGCTTGATCCATATGCAAATGTTGTCTATGACTATATTGGAGGCATGGAAGATTTAAAAAAAGCTAAA GTTCGGACCGTGATACCTGCATATACTTCTTTTCAAGAGGATTGtg CTCGCATTCTGCGAGCAATCAGAATTGCAGCTCGCTTAGGGTTCCGTCTTACGAAGGAAACAGCATTTTCTCTGAAAGACTTGTCTTGCTCCATACTGAGACTTGACAAG ACTAGGCACCTCATGGAAATGAATTACATGCTGGCATATGGATCCGCAGAAGCCTCTTTGAGGTTACTCTGGAAGGTTGGGCTCCTGGAGATACTACTGCCGGTTCAA GCAGCATATTTTGTCTCCCAGGGTTTTCGGAGACGTGATAAGAGGTTGAACATGCTTTTG TCATTATTTGCTAACCTAGATGCATTTTTGGCGCCTAACAGACCATGCCATCAGAGCTTATG GATTGCGATGTTAGTTTTCCACAAAGCATTAGCAGATAATCCTAAGGATCCCCTTGTAGTTGCCACATTTGCACTTACAGTCCACAATGGTGGAAATTTACCAGAAGGGATAGACATAGCAAGGTCGATAACCAGACCACATGACAGTAATTTCAGTGAACTAGATACGCAGGATTTGGATTCTGACGAGAAACTAAAGATGGAGGTTATGGATCTTGCCAGTTTAGTGAAAGTTGCATTGAGACAGATGACGGACGAATCGTTTGTCTCTCAAGCAATGGCTCAGTACCCTCAAGCTCCATACTCTGATTTG GTAATTATCCCATTAGCATGCTATACGAGGGTGCTACGAATATTTGATTGTGTGAAAGGTAGTCAGAGGAAGGGATTTACACCTAGAAGGGGGAATAAAATTGATTACGAGTATTTAGCCATGGGAAAGCTCGAGGAAGTTCAATATGTATTTGCGAGGGTTGTGTTTGATACCATTTATCCTGCTTACCTAGATCAAAGACCAAAGACAAGGTCTGCAGCTTAA